The Paramisgurnus dabryanus chromosome 6, PD_genome_1.1, whole genome shotgun sequence genome has a window encoding:
- the ube2wa gene encoding probable ubiquitin-conjugating enzyme E2 W-A: MASMQKRLQKELMALQSDPPPGMTLNEKSVQNTITEWFIDMEGASGTLYEGEKFQLLFKFSGRYPFDSPQVMFTGENIPVHPHVYSNGHICLSILTEDWSPALSVQSVCLSIISMLSSCKEKRRPPDNSFYVKTCNKNPKKTKWWYHDDTC, from the exons ATGGCGTCTATGCAG AAACGATTACAGAAAGAACTGATGGCATTACAAAGTGATCCACCACCAGGCATGACACTAAATGAAAAAAGTGTGCAAAACACAATCACGGA GTGGTTTATAGATATGGAGGGGGCTTCTGGCACTCTCTATGAGGGCGAGAAGTTTCAGCTGCTCTTTAAATTCAGTGGTAGATATCCCTTTGACTCACCTCAG GTAATGTTTACTGGAGAGAATATACCGGTCCATCCACATGTCTATAGCAACGGTCACATCTGTTTATCTATTTTAACGGAGGACTGGTCACCGGCTCTGTCTGTGCAGTCTGTTTGTTTAAGCATTATTAGCATGCTGTCTAGCTGCAAAGAAAAG CGACGTCCTCCAGATAATTCATTTTATGTAAAGACGTGTAATAAAAATCCAAAGAAAACAAAGTGGTGGTATCATG ATGATACATGCTAG